Proteins found in one Polymorphobacter fuscus genomic segment:
- a CDS encoding J domain-containing protein, with translation MSVWVALAGAAAGLLLGGPLGALAGAAAGGALDLGIRRTASPDRRRVAFTIAAIALAAKMARADGEASAAEFATFQRLFHVEQREADNARRFYDLAKQSMAGFEAYADQAATLLGAGSPVLEDLLDALWLIAAVDGFHPAEIAYLDAVAARLGFDAAATARVRARHLAPADVGSAADDWAVLGVTPGADAATLRRAYHDLVRQYHPDRHLAEGVPAEFIRVAESRMAIINAAYARVTGKDNGQKIGRAAGR, from the coding sequence ATGAGTGTCTGGGTTGCGCTGGCGGGCGCCGCGGCCGGGCTGCTGCTTGGCGGGCCGCTCGGCGCGCTTGCCGGCGCGGCGGCGGGCGGGGCGCTGGACCTCGGAATTCGCCGCACCGCCAGTCCCGACCGGCGGCGTGTCGCCTTCACTATCGCCGCGATCGCGCTGGCTGCAAAAATGGCGCGTGCCGATGGCGAGGCGAGCGCTGCGGAATTCGCCACCTTCCAGCGCCTGTTCCACGTCGAACAGCGCGAGGCGGACAATGCCCGCCGCTTCTATGACCTCGCCAAACAGTCGATGGCGGGTTTCGAAGCCTATGCGGACCAAGCGGCGACCCTGCTCGGCGCCGGGTCGCCGGTCCTCGAGGATCTGCTCGATGCCCTGTGGCTGATCGCGGCGGTGGATGGTTTTCATCCAGCCGAGATCGCCTATCTCGACGCGGTGGCGGCGCGGCTGGGATTCGATGCAGCGGCGACGGCGCGAGTGCGGGCGCGGCATCTGGCGCCGGCCGATGTCGGGTCGGCGGCGGACGACTGGGCCGTGCTGGGGGTGACGCCGGGGGCGGACGCGGCGACATTGCGGCGAGCCTATCATGACCTGGTGCGCCAATATCACCCAGATCGCCATCTCGCCGAAGGCGTGCCGGCCGAGTTCATTCGCGTCGCCGAAAGCCGCATGGCGATCATCAACGCCGCCTATGCCCGGGTCACCGGCAAGGACAACGGCCAGAAAATCGGCCGGGCGGCCGGCCGGTGA
- a CDS encoding cold-shock protein produces the protein MASGAVKWFNAAKGFGFITPDLGPCDVFVHVSALTAAAIDRLEPGDRLEFELTQGGDGRLLALGLRRPMPTPDQEPLP, from the coding sequence ATGGCCAGTGGCGCCGTCAAATGGTTCAATGCCGCCAAGGGCTTCGGTTTCATCACGCCGGATCTTGGTCCCTGTGACGTGTTCGTCCATGTGTCGGCGCTGACCGCGGCTGCCATCGACCGGCTCGAGCCGGGCGACCGCTTGGAATTCGAATTAACACAGGGCGGTGACGGACGTTTGCTGGCATTGGGCCTGCGGCGGCCGATGCCAACGCCCGACCAGGAGCCATTGCCATGA
- a CDS encoding Mov34/MPN/PAD-1 family protein, translating to MIIRISSGVFESLQTEAQKAHPHECCGLVTGKPGLIEAVVPARNVSPHPATSFEIDPGTLMRTQRDVRAEQRHVIGHYHSHPNGSAEPSPRDAARAVHNGQLWLILADGAVTGWEVVGQREADDPRDDGCVHGRFLPVQLLSA from the coding sequence ATGATCATCAGAATATCAAGCGGGGTGTTCGAATCGCTTCAGACTGAGGCGCAGAAGGCACATCCGCACGAATGCTGCGGGCTCGTGACCGGCAAACCGGGCCTCATCGAGGCGGTGGTGCCAGCCCGGAATGTCAGCCCGCACCCTGCCACCAGTTTCGAGATCGACCCCGGCACGCTGATGCGCACCCAGCGTGATGTGCGCGCGGAGCAGCGCCATGTGATCGGACATTATCACAGCCATCCCAATGGCAGCGCCGAACCGTCGCCACGCGATGCAGCGCGGGCCGTCCACAACGGGCAGCTGTGGCTGATCCTCGCCGATGGCGCCGTGACGGGGTGGGAGGTCGTGGGCCAGCGCGAAGCCGACGATCCGCGCGACGACGGCTGCGTCCACGGGCGGTTCCTGCCGGTGCAGCTGCTGTCCGCCTGA
- a CDS encoding RluA family pseudouridine synthase: MGAEKSINVILPASAAGLRIDRALAMALPEHSRERLKAMVGGGRVAGAAGTIWDPAQKMKGGEALTLVIAAPRPSTTLAQDIPLTIVYEDSALLVVDKPAGLVVHPAAGNFDGTMVNALLHHCAGRLSGIGGVARPGIVHRIDKDTSGLLVVAKTDPAHEFLSRQFAAHSVDRRYTAVVAGVPAPPAGRIEGALARSPANRQKMAIVAAGRGKHAVTHYRTVRAFARSAQLECRLETGRTHQIRVHMSSIGHALLGDATYGRTPGSLAALLQDLGFARQALHAATLGFVHPTTQEKLSFESALPADIVELIGRLSDAEPE; the protein is encoded by the coding sequence ATGGGGGCCGAAAAGTCGATAAACGTCATCTTGCCGGCCTCCGCAGCGGGGCTGCGCATCGACCGTGCCCTCGCCATGGCGCTGCCCGAGCACAGCCGGGAGCGGCTGAAGGCCATGGTCGGCGGCGGCCGTGTCGCCGGTGCCGCCGGGACGATCTGGGACCCGGCGCAGAAGATGAAGGGCGGCGAGGCGCTGACCTTGGTCATTGCCGCGCCGCGTCCCTCCACGACGCTCGCGCAGGATATTCCCCTTACCATCGTATATGAAGACAGCGCGCTGCTGGTGGTGGATAAACCCGCTGGCCTGGTCGTGCACCCGGCCGCAGGGAACTTCGATGGCACCATGGTCAACGCGCTCCTCCACCATTGTGCCGGCCGCCTGTCGGGTATCGGCGGGGTCGCGCGTCCGGGAATCGTGCATCGGATCGACAAGGACACGTCGGGGTTGCTCGTCGTCGCCAAGACCGATCCCGCACACGAATTCCTGTCGCGCCAGTTCGCGGCGCATAGTGTCGACCGCCGCTACACCGCTGTCGTGGCGGGCGTGCCGGCGCCGCCCGCGGGCCGGATCGAAGGCGCATTGGCGCGGTCGCCGGCCAATCGTCAGAAGATGGCAATCGTTGCAGCGGGGCGCGGCAAGCACGCCGTGACGCATTATCGCACGGTGCGCGCCTTTGCGCGGTCGGCCCAGCTCGAATGTCGCCTTGAAACCGGGCGGACCCACCAGATCCGTGTTCACATGTCATCTATTGGCCATGCTCTGCTCGGCGATGCGACCTATGGTCGGACCCCGGGCAGCCTTGCGGCGTTGCTGCAGGACCTGGGCTTCGCCCGCCAGGCCCTGCATGCGGCGACGCTGGGGTTTGTCCATCCGACGACACAAGAAAAACTGTCTTTCGAATCCGCCCTGCCGGCGGATATAGTGGAGTTAATCGGTCGTCTTTCAGACGCTGAACCAGAGTGA
- the rpoH gene encoding RNA polymerase sigma factor RpoH, with protein MANLPAVKTSIPALGGEAGLNRYLSEIRKFPLLAPEQEYMLAKRWEEHQDPEAAAKLVTSHLRLVAKIAMGYRGYGLPVAELISEGNIGLIQGVKKFDAEKGFRLATYAMWWIRASIQEYILRSWSLVKIGTTAAQKKLFFNLRRLKGKLNAMEDGDLRGADVEKIATTLGVTEDEVISMNRRMSMGGDTSLNAPLREEGEGEWQDWLADTGPLQDEMVADEQERDQRHALLTSAMDALNEREKHILTQRRLIDEPLTLEELSQSYGISRERVRQIEVRAFEKLTKAMHSLANERHLLPEPA; from the coding sequence ATGGCAAATCTTCCCGCAGTCAAAACCAGCATCCCGGCACTTGGCGGTGAAGCCGGCCTCAACCGCTATCTGTCCGAGATCCGGAAATTCCCGCTGTTGGCGCCCGAACAGGAATATATGCTCGCCAAGCGCTGGGAAGAGCATCAGGATCCCGAAGCGGCGGCAAAGCTCGTCACCAGCCATCTGCGGCTCGTTGCCAAGATCGCCATGGGTTATCGCGGGTATGGTCTGCCCGTCGCCGAACTGATCAGCGAAGGCAACATCGGCCTCATCCAGGGCGTCAAGAAGTTCGATGCCGAAAAGGGTTTTCGCCTCGCCACCTATGCGATGTGGTGGATCCGCGCCTCGATCCAGGAATATATCCTGCGGTCGTGGAGCCTTGTGAAGATCGGCACGACGGCAGCCCAGAAAAAGCTGTTCTTCAACCTGCGCCGTTTGAAGGGCAAGCTCAACGCCATGGAAGACGGCGACCTGCGCGGGGCCGATGTCGAAAAGATCGCGACGACCTTGGGTGTGACCGAGGACGAGGTCATTTCGATGAACCGCCGCATGTCGATGGGCGGCGACACGTCGCTCAATGCGCCGTTGCGCGAGGAAGGCGAGGGGGAATGGCAGGATTGGCTTGCCGACACCGGGCCGTTGCAGGACGAGATGGTCGCCGATGAACAGGAACGCGACCAGCGCCATGCGCTGCTGACGTCGGCGATGGATGCGCTCAACGAGCGTGAGAAGCATATCCTGACGCAGCGTCGCCTGATCGATGAACCACTGACGCTCGAGGAACTGTCGCAAAGCTATGGGATCAGCCGCGAGCGTGTTCGCCAGATCGAAGTCCGCGCGTTCGAAAAACTGACCAAGGCGATGCACAGCCTGGCAAATGAGCGTCACCTGCTGCCCGAACCTGCCTGA
- the mtgA gene encoding monofunctional biosynthetic peptidoglycan transglycosylase produces MTGRVAIFLAKLVAVFVVASVLWVVAYRFLPVPITWPMARDAIAGKHVERDWVPLTAMAAAVPRAAIGAEDARFCDHNGFDLAAMEAAAARNAKAAAKGSAKVRGGSTISQQTAKNAFLWPGRSYVRKALEAWFTVLIETIWGKPRIMEVYLNIAEMGPGIYGVEAAARHYFNTSAANLTTAQSARLAAVLPQPVKRDAANPGRMVKRYAKRIERRARVVRTEGIDHCLA; encoded by the coding sequence ATGACAGGCCGGGTTGCCATCTTCCTGGCCAAGCTGGTGGCTGTGTTTGTGGTGGCGTCCGTGCTGTGGGTCGTGGCCTATCGCTTTCTCCCCGTGCCGATCACCTGGCCGATGGCGCGCGATGCCATTGCCGGCAAGCATGTCGAGCGGGACTGGGTGCCGCTGACGGCAATGGCCGCCGCCGTGCCGCGTGCCGCGATCGGCGCCGAAGACGCGCGCTTTTGCGACCATAATGGCTTTGATCTGGCAGCAATGGAGGCCGCCGCCGCGCGCAATGCCAAGGCGGCGGCCAAAGGCAGCGCCAAGGTTCGTGGTGGCTCGACGATTAGCCAGCAGACGGCAAAGAACGCCTTTCTCTGGCCGGGGCGATCCTATGTGCGAAAGGCGCTGGAAGCCTGGTTCACGGTGCTGATCGAAACGATCTGGGGCAAGCCGCGGATCATGGAAGTCTATCTCAACATCGCCGAGATGGGCCCCGGCATCTACGGTGTGGAGGCAGCGGCGCGGCATTATTTCAACACCAGTGCCGCCAATCTGACCACGGCGCAGTCCGCGCGCCTTGCCGCCGTTCTGCCACAACCGGTCAAGCGCGACGCGGCCAACCCCGGCCGCATGGTCAAACGCTATGCCAAAAGGATCGAGCGCCGGGCGCGGGTCGTCAGGACCGAAGGCATCGACCACTGCCTGGCCTGA